CGGGTGCTCGAGGGTGTGCGAGCAGCCAAACAGACGCCGGTGCTGATGCTCTCGGCACGGGGTTCGGTCGATGAACGCGTTAAAGGGCTTCGCCTTGGCGCGGATGATTATCTGCCCAAGCCCTTTTCGCTTATTGAGCTGGTGGCGCGTATTCAGGCCCTGGTGCGTCGTCGTTCTACGGATGGCGTGGACATCACCCAGTTGCAAATTCACGATCTGCATCTCGACCTGCTGGCTCGTCGCGTATTTCGCGCCGGAACGCGACTGGAACTGACCGCGAAAGAGTTTTCCCTGTTGAGCCTTCTGGCCCGGCATCAGGGGGAGATTCTGTCAAAGATGATGATTGCGGAGCAGATATGGGACATGAATTTTGACAGCGATGCCAACGTGGTTGAAGTGGCCATTAAACGTCTGCGAGCCAAAGTGGATGCGCCGTTCGACGTCAAACTATTACATACCGTTCGTGGCATGGGTTATGTCCTCGAAGTCCGGTCCGAATAAATGAAGGGGATATGTATGCTTAAGCGTTCCATCTCCGTTCACCTGGCGCTGATGTTTGCCTTATCCGCGCTGCTGATTGTGTCCGTCATCGGCATCCTGCTCAGAAGCTCTTTGCATGACTCTTTGCAAAAGCAGATGCACAACGAATTGTTGTTCCGCGAATCATTAATGAGCCCGTGGATCACTGCCCGAACCTCGGCTGACGGCTGGTCTACGCTGGCCAATAAATTCACCGTATTAACCAATTCTGAAGGTGAACGCGTTCGCTACTGGATAGTGAGCGATAACCCACGCTTTAGCATGGGGGGAACACCGCCTGTGGGTGTTGAGTGGCCTTCTTTACAGGAAGGCTTTAATAAAGTGCCCGGCGCATCGGAAGGTGCCTGCTCGCTGTTTCTGTTAGTGAAAACGATCCCCGCCAACGGTGAAAGGCCTGAGCTGCGCTATATCGTTGCCATCGACTCCACGCCGTATATGGGCACACTAAATGCCTTCACCCGGACGCTGTTAATCATAGCCGCGCTGGGCGTCGTGATTGTCGCCTTGCTGGGATACATCGTATCAAGGATCGGTCTTCGTCCCGTTGGAGCACTCAGTAAAGAGGCCCAGCATCTTGCACCGGGAGACCATGGACAGCGCCTGAACACCCATGCGTTGCCCGAAGAACTGCAGCAACTGGCGTCATCATTTAATGGCGTGTTAGAACGTCAGGAAATCGCCTGGCGTCAGCTCGACAGCTTTAACGCCGATGTTGCGCATGAACTCCGTACCCCGCTGACAAACCTTATTGGTCAGACACAACTGGGTCTCTCGCGCCGACGCTCGCAGGATGAACTGGAAGAGTTATTGGGTTCCAATCTGGAAGAACTCGAACGCATGACGTCGATCGTTAACGACATGCTGTTCCTGTCCCATGCCCACGCGGGTGAACATGCGTCCCAGCTGACTAAGGTGTCCCTGCGAGAAGAAACCCTGAAAACAGCGGAATATGTAGAGCCTTCTTTTGCTGAAAAACAGCTTTATCTGGATGTAGAGGGAGATGTCACCGCGCACATCGATCGGCGACTGTTCCACCGCTCACTGGCTAATTTACTGGAAAACAGCGCAAGGCATTCACCCTCCAATAGCACGGTTACGGTGCGATTAAACGATAAAGGCCATCAAGTCTGTGTTGAGGTTTCAAACCCGGGCGATCCAATAGCACCAGTGCACTTACACCGACTTTTCGAGCGGTTCTATCGCGTTGATACCTCCCGGGCGAGAAGTGATACCCACCAT
The DNA window shown above is from Citrobacter farmeri and carries:
- a CDS encoding heavy metal sensor histidine kinase — protein: MLKRSISVHLALMFALSALLIVSVIGILLRSSLHDSLQKQMHNELLFRESLMSPWITARTSADGWSTLANKFTVLTNSEGERVRYWIVSDNPRFSMGGTPPVGVEWPSLQEGFNKVPGASEGACSLFLLVKTIPANGERPELRYIVAIDSTPYMGTLNAFTRTLLIIAALGVVIVALLGYIVSRIGLRPVGALSKEAQHLAPGDHGQRLNTHALPEELQQLASSFNGVLERQEIAWRQLDSFNADVAHELRTPLTNLIGQTQLGLSRRRSQDELEELLGSNLEELERMTSIVNDMLFLSHAHAGEHASQLTKVSLREETLKTAEYVEPSFAEKQLYLDVEGDVTAHIDRRLFHRSLANLLENSARHSPSNSTVTVRLNDKGHQVCVEVSNPGDPIAPVHLHRLFERFYRVDTSRARSDTHHGLGLSIVRAVAIMHRGDVFARSENGINTFGLTFAKQPDPIRTKEPMSERLPSMPADKIVREPSV
- a CDS encoding heavy metal response regulator transcription factor; protein product: MRLLLVEDEEKTSTYLNRALNESGFTVDVSADGAEGLHYALEFDYDAIILDVMLPGIDGYRVLEGVRAAKQTPVLMLSARGSVDERVKGLRLGADDYLPKPFSLIELVARIQALVRRRSTDGVDITQLQIHDLHLDLLARRVFRAGTRLELTAKEFSLLSLLARHQGEILSKMMIAEQIWDMNFDSDANVVEVAIKRLRAKVDAPFDVKLLHTVRGMGYVLEVRSE